The Dreissena polymorpha isolate Duluth1 chromosome 8, UMN_Dpol_1.0, whole genome shotgun sequence genome includes the window TTTTCTATCAATCTTattgtttcaaacatattttgaaaaacaaatttgctcggtaattaaacacattttaatttcgATATCAAAATAATCGCCTTGCTCTTTGCCAAAGTATTACTAGTTGTTTTTATGCGCAGCAGTTGAACCCTTTAGTAGAGCCCTCATGATTCAATACCATCGATTATGTTAAGTTTTAATTATAGAattcaattattataataaatcacATACTATTGGGGCGAATAACTATTtgcttataaattatttttacttaGGTAAATACTCTGCGTTATTTAATAGCATTGTTGTAAAGATTAGTAGGACTACATTCTTGAGCTTGCTGCAGTGCACATTAAATCTCAACAAGCGGGATATATCGGCTGTTTTTATCCCGTCATTAGATATATTATTGCCGTTAAAACCACACGATTAAAAAAGTAGTTTAAGGGAcatgaattgttaaaatattttttcttgtcTTCGAGATACTTTATTTCTTCTTGTTTTCCCTTAAAGTATATCATTCCCTTTTTAAAATCGAATATCGGAAATATTTTGGCTGTAAAACGTCTTCGACGTACTAAAAACTAAATGCGAGATGattatgtatttaaatacaatcgAACACGACACAAACTTAATGTATGCCGAGTCGTACAAGAACAGGAAAATTGATAACCTACAAGCTATTAACCTTAGAAACCTGCCAGCAATGAGTTAATTACAACGAAAAAATCAAACAACCCAAGCAGAAAGCACCAAACCTGCAAATTATTTTCAGGCGATGTTGGCAGCGGGGAAACGTaccttaaacaaacacaagtgATTTTAATGGTTACCTTACAATAATCAAGATTTAATcgagtgttcaaattaaaataactgAAAACCCCGCGTGCGTGCTATTTTTTGAGCACGTATTCttgaatatatatgtttaagTTGTAATGAGCACAAGTAAGCATGCAGCTCGACATCAAGTATTTACATGTTGAGTTCTGTTTGATTCTGGTTTAAGAAACATGGGAAAACCCACAACGATTTGCATAACCACGTCAACATgatttaaatttagtttaaacatatttatttcttttgtcaagtacaatatatcaaaatacacaatacaatagaTATCAgaaaaaggattgaaacgaaagaaataaTTCTTATATGGTTTCTCTCCTTGGGATTATGTTTACACATTATTTGCAGTGTATGaggaacaatataataatgatttaaatttGCATTTGATAGTATTGTTTATGACCATTTTTTCCAGATATCAATGAGTGTGCAGACATTCTGAATGGTGGATGTGATGACATGTGTATTAACACAATTGGGTCGTTTAAATGCGCATGTACCGGAAACAGCACTCTAGAAACCGATGGCTTTTCTTGTTTTGGCAAGTTTACCCCTTAATATCAATTAATTAATCAGGGTATACACGTATGTTTTATCAGTGGATGATACAAAGAGTGTTGACATATAGTAGAGTAACAGTAGAGAACACTAACGAAAAACTGTATAATTCAGGTTCTAATGTCATCGatattattatgtttttctttgttATGCTTATCATCAAAATGTATGCATGGCTTCAATGTCAACAATGCTATACAAAATTATGAGGAAATGTTCTGGTCATTACAGGTGTAAATGTGGACCCCTTAAATTTCTTTTCAACTAACGGAGTTCTTAACCAATTGCTACTAAAAGGATGCCATTACGTGCTGGTGCCGACATGTAATGGAAACTCTGAGAAAATTATTCTGTCGTCGACATCAATATGGTACAAAGATCGAAGCAACGACAATGTATTGTTCACTTTTGGAATAGCTTTTGTAGAAACCCAGACAATTGCCCTTCCGTTGTCAATTTCCGGTTTACATGTAAATCTTAAAACATCGAGAATTTCGCCTGGATCTCTTCATTACTCGTCCGCTAAAGGAATCAAAACCGGGGATAAAAGAACACAGGGTTGTTAGACATTCGATATCATGCAAAATGACATTAATGATATCATTCAATCGTTTGcgtttttaaaaacattatttaataatattcagGCCATTCTGCCTTTGTGGCTGCAATTTAGACAAACGGGCAACGTGATTTTGAGTGCCACTGAACTGAAAACCGAATTACAAAATGGCGACGAAATTAACAAAGGAGTGTGTAAGGGTGCACCGTTGAATTCCAGTAGATTTTATAACGTTTTTCAGCTAGGGTATGAGTTTTCAGTTGACATCTATGGTCAAAATATTACCCTTCCCCGCCCCTCCGCAAACaataaatactgcataataaCGGATATATGTGATGACCTGgggaaaacaatatttattattttacctgAAGGCTCCCGAGATGTATTTGATAATACAAGCTTGTTTAcgtcaatgaaacaaaacatggGATTAATAATTCGTCCAATTGGTATAGGCTTATCGTTAGATCAAAGTATTCAAAACGATTGGGAAAGAACAGAAACAAACGTTTGGAACGGTGGCGACGAACGCTTTACATATCCGTAAGTACTATTTTTGAattaagatacatgtatgtttttcatttatcaaatgaaatgtatttatagaaaatgttgttttattgacTAGTTTGTTACAAAAATCTCGTATATAAGAATAAAACAGCTAAAAAACATCTACATCCCAGAATAAAACGGCCCGCCAATGTCTGGATCGAAGGCCAGGCATCATTGGCCTACGGATATCTACGCATTGAAAGTAGAGCAGACGCACGTCTATCTTTGCCAAATCTTCAAATGGTGAGACATGCATtggtttaattttacataaaataatttagAGAAATGTTTTCACATCCTGTCGCCTCAGTATCAAAGTAGATTTGCATCactttaatttcaataaatacaGTACTTTGAGTAGCATGTAAGgcattatatttttatgaatgtaaacGTTTCAAATAcctgtttaaaatattgttaattgtAGATTCTCAATAGTATCTTTATGGACGAGTGGCGTTTAGGAATTCATTTCACAGCGATTGCTTCACTTAATTTTAACTTTGATTACTTTGGAAATAACATCAACATCAATCTTCGGCCTACAAATGGCGATGCCATTCTATACGGATCTTTGGGAGGTATGAAGATAATGTAATATGTATATTTCATAAGTACATTTAAATACGTAATAATGTTCCATATCTAATGcactatttttattaaaaaataatatatcaaataCGGTGTTTTATAAAGCTAAAGAACACCAAAAATACCTGTCTTGTCTTAAAATTACGTCTGTTCATGACAGAAAATTGACGTTTATTTTAATGAAGTCTATTtcctttttaaaagtatttttttgtgCGTTTGAAAGCGTGTGGCAAaattaatatgtgttttgttgcGCGCTTGGTCTCAATATAATAACTTGCTCGATTAGCTCACTTGTAAAGAAACTAGATTAggctaaacatttattttatcaattattaaatattaaggaTAGTCGATTCAACGTgtttttatatagattttttgTAGAAATGGAAATGTCCATGGCAAATGATGTCtgtaaacatgtgtttgtttaatatttcgAGAGTAATACTTAAACTATCAGAATGATACCAAATACTAGTGATGTACAAAAAAGCCCGTTTTTAACCGAAAGTTTTTTCTCTTGCAACTgcttgtgaattttttttaaattgttgttatCAATCCAAGACGAATTTAATAGTTGTCACAGGGCTACTTGTTAAGGTTACTAAACATGCACATGGTCGCCAGAGGTGGGGATTGGCTGTTGTTCGTTACATAAATTCGTGATAATACACATAACGTTTATGTTTTAGCCATGCAGATTCAAATTTCTTTAATCGAACACGAAATATCAGCTTTTACTGCATGCTTGAATATAACCAGTTGACTATAATTCTGACCAGTGCGTCAATACAAAATAGTTAATTTAATCTTCCCCTAATCAGATTTCGCCCATCATTCGAACAAGTCCGTAaggaaaaaaataagtattggtATTATTGCAGTTTATAGTTTATTGCGTTTGTTAAACAATTGACAATTGTTGGAAACATTATTGCTTATATCATTTCATATAAGCCTTCGTaagaaataattttcaaaatgtaaatagaTTTGCGTTTGaatatcttgtcaaaatcatcaTACCGAATCAGGTAAACGaagttaatatatatatagcaattaATGTTAATAGTGCCATTAAAACTCGCACAATAACACttgtatgtaaaaataaattaaaacacgcTGCATTCAATTATGTTTAAATCCCATCCTTCTTTTAAAATACTCGACTTTGCCTTGTCATTCGTATTGAGCCAATACTATTAGATAATGTTTCGAAGACGCTTATGTAAACCCAACAGGCGTTCGAACTGACCACCTGGATACAAACGTAATGTGAAaacaatgaatattttaaatgcgAATGTTTGTTTTTCGGAGTTCAACATCGTGTGTTCTGGCCACTTTTCTAAGTTTAGTTACTTTTACATTCCGGAAAAAACAGAAATTAAATTTAAACCTCTTGATCTTCgacagtttatttatttttattcgacatttaattaaaacatcTTGTGAACACTTTGCCTAAACCTATACCATCTCGTTCTATTAGTAGGGCTACCATACTTGCGGGTATACATTATAAATAGTCATAAAAGTTTTGAATAAACGAAGAATTAATctctttaaataaagaaaacaatgcTTTCGGGTTAATACCGTGAATactttttctaaataaaacaatCTTCTATGAGTAATAACTTGATGTAATGTAATGGTCAGATTATAATTCTATGACTGGcaacataacataaaatacagGGACACGACTTacaaacatttattgttttttttgtgtgtacgATAATAGACAAACTTAAGCACATTCttataaaaaatcatatataGAAAACAATGCAGAAGATTTTAAGCTCTGAGATATCACAACTCATGTCTTCTTGTCTAAGCTAATGAAATATCACGTTACAGCACAGAACTCTCACgttattttaaatttgtaaacgTCATTTAATCGATGCTATTGGCATTTTTCAGGAATTGAGAATCGAAATGGGTGCGGACTCTCGTCAAATCCATCGGGACTCTTTCTTGATACTAAAGTGGGAATTAATGCTTTTCGAGAAATACCCCTACTAAGCTTCATCGAAATAAACATGAGTGTGAGCGTTCGCGCCTTTATGTTAAGCGTTCCTACGATGAACATAAGCGATTTTGACAGGGACATACTAGTTGGCGACCTGATGCGTGTCGTTAACATAACAAAACCACTTGTAAAGAATTTAAAGAATGCTGCAGTGATCTACGCATCTAGACTATCTAACCAGTCGCTTATATTCTTGCAGAAACTGAGCAAGACGGCTGAAAACACGATGATTGCTTCAACCGATGTGCTAAACAATGTTAGAGAACGTAATGTGGATAAAAGTCTTTTACCGTATATGGCCAATGAGCTGGATCAGATTTGGCATACAGAAATTAAAAATCTTAAAAATGATGCCCGTGTGTTTTTTGAATCTATCGTCAACAACAGCAAAAGTTTAAAGAACACTGTCTCCAAAATATTATTTGATGCAATTAACGATATTCAAGTACAGTACGGGGAGATTACAAACATAATTCTCAATCCAGTCGGCCACGTATTCACAGAACATGAAGGCTTTGGAATTAAAGTTTATGGCGATCTAACATTGTTTGGACTGCACTTCCAAACACTAGACATAACATTTGTGTATTCTACAAGCACACAATCATCATCCTGTGATCAGTACAAATTCGCCGAGAATTTACTGAAAACTGAAAAAGCTATTCGAATATTTGCCACCTTAAAACGCGTCAAACCGATCGGTCGATTTCTTAAAGCAAATGCCGGTCTAGGATATGCGATAAGTCTTGAACATGAAGGTAATTTTTCTTTAATTGTTCAAGGTGAAACAGCATTTCTTGGACTTCAGAATCGTGTAGACATGTACATTTCGCAAACGGGTTTGCGATTCGTTTTGGAAGGAAAGATATGGTCTGCATTTAAGGCACGGTTGGATGTTTCGTTCAATACACAACTTGATGTAATGAAGCATAATATACCGGTCTTGCtaaatatatcattaaatataAAGGGTCGTTTTATTGCGGATTCGGACGGTGATGGAGATTTTGCAGACAGTTACCTTACAGCGCTCATTCGGTTTACCAAACATATCGCTGACGAGGCAAACGATCGTTTAAAAGGAGTACATGACACATTTATGGCGGCTCAACAGGATTTAACTGCTGCACAAAATGTGTTTGAAGCTACACAATCTGTTTTTAGTTCAGCAAATACCAGCTTTGATCACGCAGTGAGAGCATTAGACGTTGCGAAATCAAATCTTGAGGAGGCGAAACAACCCTTTCAAAACGAAAGTAATACTTGGAGAGATGCACAACGAAAGGTTGATCGGctttgtaaaattaaaacttgCGACCAAATATGTGTTCCAGGTTTGAAGTGCATTGTGTGCTCAAAGATAGTGGGGTTTGTTAGAATTTGGTATCCTTGCTGTTTTTTTATACACTGTATGTATTCTTTTCCTGACCCGACATGTGAAATAGCAAATGCTTATTGTCGTGTACTGCGTGGAATAGCCTGTGCAACTCTAGACGTTTCTAACCCTGCATTGGGTCGATCAATTATTGAACTAGATGCAGCAGAGGTGGCTGTGTCGGTTGCAGAGATAATTGTTGATAAATCCCGTGTTGTTCGCGATATTGCTGAGGTTGCTCATGATATGGCAAACGTTGCTTTGGAAGGTACAAATATGATGCTAGATGTTGCAAAATCGGCACTTGAAGCTGTTAAACGAGTTATTAAACAAGGACTTGTGTCATTACATTTCGTATCAAGATACGGCTTACAAACGTTGATTGACGTAAGGAATTGCCACTTTGAAATTCAGCTTTCAACAAGTGATTTGTCAATATTTGATGTCAAATGCGAAGTGAATGCCTTCAAGACTGGTTTAATAACCGTTGccataaaaattaatttcaacgATCCGATCCAAAGTATTTGGAACGCTGCGAAAGGAACAATAGAGCTGATCCTTAACAAAATCGACAACGTTTTATCTGACAGAAAACGGCGTGATTTACGAGATAAATCATTAACCGGTCTTTACACGGCGATGAGATTTGCCCGCAGTGCAGATGCAGAAGATGTAAACTTTGAAATGTTTGCAAATCAGACATTAAATGTTACTTTCATTGCATTTCCAAGGTCTAATACTGGCCAACCGGATGAGTATACTTATCGGAAGCAAATGTTCGCTGACAAATGCCTGCTGTTCACGCGTATTCATTTACTGTTTTATAATACGACGAGTACACTATTGGATTTGGTGCATGACACTGCAACTAAGATACAGAATATTACTTCTCTACAAGTATCACTGCCGACTTTCAATATTCACAATATGGCAAGCAATTTATCCTTTGCAACTTTAGGCGTTGACCCAAACGTTGCCAAAGATGAATTCAACATAAGTACTTCTGAACTAAACAACGCAATTGACGACGCTAGAGAAAACTTTTCTACAGATCCGCTTTTAGTAAACCTAGTATCATTTGCTGAGGATGCTAGTACGTTTTTGGACACTGCAGCTGAGGGAGCAAACAAAATAATGATCGTACACCAATGGATTGCTGCAATAAATAATGTTACGATCGATTATTTTGATAACGACACCTGTGTTTCCTTTCTGGATTGTGCTCACTACGCCATCGCCGCCTTGTACGAACAGTATATGGCTGTAAATATTACAAACCAGACTGAAATCCTGGACAGTGTATCGCAATTTGAAGATACCTTTCTACTGTTAGTTGGCAACGGTTCCCATACCATCGAGGCCGTTGATTTGATGGCGATATCTTTAGTAGTAACATTACAGAAAATGAAACAGCACTACGTATTTTGTTCCAAAGCTCCGGAAATGCTTCAGCCTCTTCAAAACCTAACTTTGAACAAAGGGTCAAATGTTTCACTCGTCTGCAACGCAACTGGCGACCCAACACCGAATTTCTGGTGGTACAAAGATGGGCAACTTATTTTGGGTGAAAACAAGAtgctattatatattttaaacgcgGAGGGAAAGGATTCTGCCGTATACCACTGCATTGCCGGAAATTTAGTTGCAAATTACACGTTTGATGCGGCATATGTGAACGTTCTGGGTAAATTATTAAATGAACTATGGTACATTTGTGTTCCATTTGTCGCGAATGTTTTGACCAAAACATTGTTTCTTTCCTATTTTTTTTGATGTTATTGCTTGTTGATTTACAAAAGGCGTGCTAACacttaaattattgtatttgttgttaTTGCTGTATATGCAATCAATCTGTGATACAAGGTTTCATTATTTGTGATGTTTTTACTTATGTTCTTTATTGCAGACACGAGAGATGTGGTTCATACTAAAGAAGTCATCGGTAAGGGTAGTTTCAAAGTTATTTTTCAGAgaataactttaaaataaaacaaaataaaaataaataaaaataaaatatattatttttttaagtttagtcATCTGTcagcaataataaaatatatggtGATTCAATGCATAAATTATACTTCCATCTATTCCGAATAAtgatgtttctttaaaataattacaatttataaatatatgttaaccAATTTACTGGTGCGTTATTTAGATAGAGAAAACGGTGTGGACCTAAAAGCAGTATTGATACCGATATTTCTTCTGCTGCCTTGCGCAGTTATCACAGGCGTTTTGATTTGGAGACATCGTAACAGGTAGTAACTATTGCCAAGAAGGAAAAATACTATATATATTTGCTTAATGTGTTTTATCAAATACACATGTATACTTCAGTGCTGAACACGTACCGTCAACACATTTTATTAGTGTACCCTACGTGAatgcaacatacatgtatacagtaatTCCTCCTTACTGGAACTCCAACTGCAGTTATATTTTTCTTGAATATCAGATTCAACACAAatgtaatatgtttgaatgtaatGTTTGAAAATCTTAGAACCATCACTACCGTCCAACATAACACATTCAAAACGTCCATCTAAATATTGTTCTGATAGTGTGTTC containing:
- the LOC127843250 gene encoding uncharacterized protein LOC127843250 — translated: MMLDVAKSALEAVKRVIKQGLVSLHFVSRYGLQTLIDVRNCHFEIQLSTSDLSIFDVKCEVNAFKTGLITVAIKINFNDPIQSIWNAAKGTIELILNKIDNVLSDRKRRDLRDKSLTGLYTAMRFARSADAEDVNFEMFANQTLNVTFIAFPRSNTGQPDEYTYRKQMFADKCLLFTRIHLLFYNTTSTLLDLVHDTATKIQNITSLQVSLPTFNIHNMASNLSFATLGVDPNVAKDEFNISTSELNNAIDDARENFSTDPLLVNLVSFAEDASTFLDTAAEGANKIMIVHQWIAAINNVTIDYFDNDTCVSFLDCAHYAIAALYEQYMAVNITNQTEILDSVSQFEDTFLLLVGNGSHTIEAVDLMAISLVVTLQKMKQHYVFCSKAPEMLQPLQNLTLNKGSNVSLVCNATGDPTPNFWWYKDGQLILGENKMLLYILNAEGKDSAVYHCIAGNLVANYTFDAAYVNVLDTRDVVHTKEVIDRENGVDLKAVLIPIFLLLPCAVITGVLIWRHRNRILVTKTGHVMSFENSTYDTIGGSQSDIGLQDSIGKESNSLIGK